Within Marmota flaviventris isolate mMarFla1 chromosome 13, mMarFla1.hap1, whole genome shotgun sequence, the genomic segment TGCAAAGTTTGGGGCAGTCTACTTTGTAATTTCCGTATCTAAAGAAGGGTAGAAAGATTAATGTTAAAAAGAGATGACGTAAACACTACCTagcatatagaaaaaaatgtaatactgACTTAAGCTAGGATTTCATACTAGGTATGTTTAACATGAATTAAAAGTAGTTTTTATGGGTCACCAATTCTTGGCTGAAAGAATGTTATGGCTTCCAAGTGGTAAAGTATATTccttaagtaaaagaaaattatttgaaccAACAGAAGTCAACTTTCCCCCATAACCACACAAATATGTACTATGCAAACTGGGTGTTGGGTAAAATGGAGGCAAAGAATGCTAAAACTCTGTAAGGCTCTATTGTAACAGCATTCTGGAAGATGGACCAATGGACAGCAAGACATTCTCTAAGGACTGACTTAGAAAAGTGGCTATATACGACAAAACATCTGAAGCATGGGTCCCATTGATGTTGTCATCAGCTCTATACTCATCTTGTTTAAATATTGTGTGTAAACTGACTGTGTTCATTCAGTTCTGTGTAGAAAAGAAATATGGGGCTGTGTGAATTTTTGATATTCCTCAGTAAAGCTCTGCTAAAAGATCACCTGTTTTCAGTCTCATCCATCCTGAGGGTAGGAATGAGAATAATTTGCTCTAAAACACTACTTTGGAGAATGAAGAAGTAGTTCAATACTTGTGCTGTTCACACAGCCATGAAACAGGCTTTCTTTGATTCCATGGATGGGTTAGCTGGTATTGAAGCTATTTTATCATATACGTGTGTGCTATGTATGCAATTCTTTGTTGGACTCAGTGAAACCTAGGTGGCTACAGCAGAAATTATTTAGACTATTATGAGGTTGTCAGATTTACCTTTTCTTGGATATACTGCATTACATCCTTAATGTGGTTAAAAAGAATTACTTTCTTTGTGATAAGGCTTGCtgctaaaagataaaaataaaaaggtttgcagaatccagtttttaaaaaaagcagcaAGTAGTGTGAATGTGTAGAATCTGAATGAAATGTGGCAGATATTCTATTCAAACtatattatcaataaaataaaaatccagcaATTTAAATCTACTTTTATGTGATATCAAAAACACATTCTTCTGAATATTTAACCTACAATTTACCAAATTAGTGTCCCTTTTCATATTTAATTACATAACTGATATTATTGGCTAGCCTTTAACTGTCACATATACTACAAGATTTTCTGATTCTGTTACTACTATTTTGTTTAAAGGAGGCAACATTTTCCGAATCGAACTAAATAAGGACTTTCAATTTCAACCAGCAGATGGCAGAATAACATTGCTTCTAGAAAGCAGCTGCTCAGTGATGACAAAACAGAACCagctattatttttaagtatatttggtTAATGAACACAACTTCAGCAGTTCTGCAGCATGTTCATCCTTAATGAACATCTAAATCTTCTTTTAACCACCATCCAGTCATAAATATATGCTCAACAATGGGATATTAGAGGATAAAGATCAGGTATCATAATAAGGCTCAGAGATTAAAACCCAAGTCCTATCCATAGCTCAACCAATTCCAAGAAATTCTGAAAGACTTTAGGGTAAGTTTCCCTCTCTAAACTTCAGTTTCCCATTTATCAGTGGAGTTTGTGGGGATTATTATAATTGTATTTGTAAGAAGTCTGGGTTTATgtgtaaaaatgaaatgtttttcttaatgCACTTGCGTTGATAATTAGGAAAAAACACCTTACAAgttattttctactgtttttaggttaaaaaaaaaagtaaaagtcgTGATAGCAGTCTGTATCTTTGGaagttgtattttttctttttaagaatctaTCTTTTAGTTTAGGGCCTGGCATATTTgaaaaactacttaaaaatgttAGATGTATATTCAGTATTCACTGAAATATCTTTGGAATGTGAaatcatgaataattttttatttactttagtttCCCTGTACTCTTTATAATAGaaacaacttatttttatatcaaaaagGTTCACaagttctgctttttcttttgatactcttctttaaatatttttccagtctaaatttttccttaaattaccagcttatgaaaataaatctctttctagTCAATCATTTCAAAGCCACTTAAAATGTCCATCTCTTTAAGGAAGGAGTTCTAAGTTTAACTAGTATTATCAGCACAGCTTCAGTCAGCTATTGTCTAACTGCCAACAGATCTGTCAAGTGCAGAAAACTGgcaagtaaaaaaataagaggTGGGGTGTGTCAGGCTGGGAGGTGATGTAGATGGAAAGGTTAACTTACCTGGTTAAGCAATACTTAATTTCAAAGCAGCAGGATCAAATATAATAGAAAccgaaaatatttttccaataaaataaaaagtttacacAGACTAAAAAGTGAGCAGGACAATATCACCTTGGCATGTCAGAATTAGcactgacattaaaaataaatcatagtaGTTATCCCCAAAAGGTCAAAGAGCAAAAAAGTTGGACAAGTCTGATCTCAAAAATTAACTGAATGGACCTAAGTTGTTTTAAACCATAatagattgaaaaaaattaatgcaagCAAATGCCAGttaaattctatttattatataaagaGATCCTGTAACTTGGTATGAAAAACAAAGCAACTCCAATAGATATCACAAAAATGACATGAACATTTGACCAAAGAGGAAACATAGCTACCcaaaatacacaaatattcattctcattaataatcaaagaaatgaTTGGGATGCCATTTCTTGCTTATTCAATACACAAAGTTACAGCaatttctactttttctattttctaaatgtaCTGAAATGTGctattttagtaataaaaaaactaagtcattaaaaaaacatagaaaatatgaaaatttctgCTAATGCAGAAatcataaaaaacattaaaatggatCAACTCATGTGGGCAGTAAGTAATGTTCAGATCCCTGGAAGCCAATTCcttttgctttgtttcctgagTTTTATTATGGAATTGTCAACAAAGAGaaaattgttcttatttataCCCTGATAACTCCCAGCTATAGGactatatagatacagatatttaGGTCTatctatataattatttttttcttcaagtagACAATTATTCCAGGAAAGCACTTCAGAATCACTGATTTTAGAGGACTCTTATAATTCCACTTGTTGGTAAAGTCCTATTAAAATTTCCCTATGTAATCTCAACTAGTTGGTATACGCCTTGATATTAAAGATCTTGTTTAGGTCTGCCTCTTGCAAGGCAATAGTGTTTTTACATTACATTTTCTGTAGATGGCTTCTTAGGGAATCTGAAGTTGGTCCTGTCCTTGAGACATGGCTGAAAGGACATTTTTCTGATTTGATGCAGAAGAGAGTTTATCTCCTGCTTGCTCAGACCACAGCCTTGAGGCAGATCACATAGCTCAATATGCACATGGGCCAGAGCAGCACCAGGACAATCAACCCAAATTACAAAATAATCCTGTCAGAATGACTAAATTGGGAGACTGAATTTAAAATCCTATAGCTGCACAGAATCCTtccatatttgctttttttgtatCATAAATTTTACTGAAAAGATAGAAGAAAGCAGAGTTCAATTGACCGTTACTAAATAATCAGTATAAAAGCAACTCTAcggaaaaaaaatatacaagcaGAAAATGTAAGCTTCATCTGAAGTAACAGTTAAGTTTAATGACAAATCTGGTTGCCAATTTAATACGTTGTAGCCCTTAGCTATCTAACTGCTATATGTGACTACAACATTCTGTGGTAACGAATTcccatttaaataaaaactgctactgtgtgaaataaaaaaaaaaaaaatattaagaacaattttactatagtttaagtgttaatttttttctacatacaCAAAATtctatgtgtgtatttatacacatatgtatgaatgtgtgtgtgcatgtttgtgttgtgtgtatgcctttattctccttttctttttctatagatTCCAAATCCTGACTTAGTGCTACTTCTTCTGGTAAATCTTTTTACTACTTCTTCTGTCTGCCTAAGAAACTATATTCGGAGTACAACCACCCAACCTGAACAGTTGACTGATATGCCAAAAACCATGCAATGAGGAAGCTAATAACACTTGACAATCTTTTGTGTATCAGAGTAAGTGGCTTCCCTCTGATGTTTTTCAGTCAGATGAAAACTTTCAACTTTGAAGCACAATGGACATAATTATACATTTACTACAGTGACTTACAATTTAACTAATGTAACACCACAAAAATACatctaatttaaacatttttctatgtttttttttgggTGTTAAAACAGCTGGATATGCTGAATACATTTTCAGAATGCACTTGCTAACCATTTGACAAACATACTAAGCCAAACAAGACAAATAACGTAAGTTACCTTTTTGCCAAATAACTGTACCAATCATTATAAGATACAATTAAAGGGAAGTATGTCATCATCCAAGATGCACTGCAAAGGTATTACACCTTGGACCTAAGAATGATCTGATGGTGCTGAAAGAGGCGATTCTCTAGATGGTGACCCAGGGTTTTCTTCAGGTGGAAAAACTGTGAGGGTACAAGCTCGAATGCCACCAAGTGACTCTGGAAGATCAAAAACTTTATGCCACTCATCCTTTTCTGGGTCATATTTCTGGACAATTTCTACCATACAGCGATTATTCCAAGAATATCCACCAACaacatagattttattttcaaaaacagcAACTCCAACATCACTTTGACCTCTTAACATAGCAGCAATTGGTGTCCACTGGTCAAGGGTTGGTGAATAGTATTCACAGCTTAGAACATCATCGTAATCACTTGTTCCTCGGAAATGGTTGCCACCAATGACATAGAGCTTGTCTCCAACTGTACACATGCAATGCAGACCTCTGACTGTAGTCATTGGAGCCTTCTGTGTCCATTTATCTGTATCTGGGTCGAAACACATGAGCTCATTTTGAAAGGTGTCATGGGTAATTCCTCCTGAAATATACATTAAGCCTCCATACACTGTTCCAGCATGGCCATAGTGTGGTTCACTCATTTTTGCAACATAgctccattcattcattcgtgGATTGTAACATTCAACTGTGGCCAACTCACCAGCTGCACTGCGCCCACCAACTGCATACAAATGTCCTTTGAGGGCACTCAAGTGGAAGAATGTACGCTTTTCATTTAATGATGCCACCTGCATCCATTTATTATACCGAGGATCAAATCTGAAAACTGTATCAACAGCAGTTTTTCCTTTCGTATCATAATTACTCTGACCACCAACTACATAAAGGAAGTTTCCAATGACAGCAATGCCATGCTGGTAACGAGGAGCATCCATGGGAGCTAAAGATCTCCACTCCTGTGCCCTTTCATCATACATTCGTAATTCTTTACTGACAACCAGCTGCTGCCTCAAAACTCCTCCTAATGTAACCAAGTGGGTGGAGTCAGACCGAATGGCAGTTCTGTCTGACTGCATCACTGGCTGCATATATGGCATCATTTGGTAATTGCTGGCTTCCAAAAGCAAATTCACGCAGGTATTGTCTGTTCTCATGAAATCTACTGTCTGCACATAGTTGATGAGGTCCTGTGGTGACATTAGTGGAAATCGAATATTCTTCATTAATTTTGCAGCATAATCCATTCGAGGATCTTCCAACCTCAGCCAGCGGCAGGCAGCCTTGAAGAGTTCAAGTTCAGTACAGTGCTTAAGACTATTACTGGAAAGTACAAAGGCAAGCCGTTCAAAAGGGAGTTTTAGAAATTCTCCTGTATTCAATAAAGCAGGAAAGTTCTTCAGGATGAAATTATTAACATATTTATCCACTTCTATAAGATTGTAGGTGTTAGCAATTCGTCCAACTTCAACACAGTTATCTAAAGAAACTCCTGATATGAGAAAGACTTTACAGAAGTCCAAAACAGGTAAAATTTGTAAAAAGCTGGCAGCTTCAAGTGTGTCCTGAAGATTGTCCATATTAAGAGAAAGTTTTGcagtataaataaaatcaataatttttttcagacCAACCTTGTTCACTCCATGAAGCTTAATGCACATTAAATCTTGTTCTTTCATCCCACCAGTGAACATTGCCTTGAAATAATCACTAGCAGACGCCATCATAGCTCTGTGGACAGGGAAGATTTCATCTCCATCACCAGGTACCAGAGTCACATCACAAAGCAATCCTTCTATTCTAAGCTGATCAAAGCCTTGCAATACCACCGAACTATGAGTATTGCTGGTAAAAAATCGTGTGGTTCCAGCCTTGCAAGGCTGCAAGTGGGCAGAGACGCCCATTTCTCCGTTACCGAGAGACACTTTCATGTGAAAGCCTTTCTCGTGCACGGAGATGTATGCCAGACAAAGAAGTTAGAACCTGACCGTTTTACAGGAAACGAGTATGTCCAAAAGAGCAGGCAAGCTCGCTTTCCTTATCAAGGGCAAGCAGTCACTGCGGCACCTCTCCGGACACACCAGTCACTCATCCACAGAAAACTGTCCTGAAGCAGGACCACAATGAGCTGTGGGCCTCAAATCTGATTGTTAGGTTGATGATTCATCACCTGAAGCCAGTTAAATGACCCGGTTCACCTCGTCCGGCCTGAGCCGCCGCGCCTTCAACAGTTGCGCTCCGAGCCAAGGGGGAGGCGCTGCCACGTACTGCGTCTCCGAGGCTCGTCGGTGGCGAGGCCGGGCACCTCAGCGAGCGGCCCGCTGCGCCTTCCGTTGTCACTGGAGCGTCACCGCGGCCACCAGCGTATCTTCAAGCAAGGACCTGGAACAAGGGCCTGGACCTGGGTCTGGAACACTGGCCTAATCCCGTACACCAAGCCGGTCCTTCCGGAAAGGCCTAGTCCCAGGATCCCCCGGGCTAGGAGCGGCTGCACTGCTACTGCGCCTGCGCGGCTACCAGGCCTTGCTGGTGGGCGAGAGTGGGGGAAGGGGAGTGCGCGGGAGGCGGGGAGTGCGCGGGAGGCTgggagggcggggcggggctgggggggAGGAAGTGATGCTGGGTGGGCGGAAGGCCAGCGTCTGAGCGCTCCAACCTGTGAGAGTGCCTGGGCCTCTGAGTGACTGCGTGTACTTAAGGCTGTGCGTTTGTTAGTTTTCTAGGTGTCTGAGCCCTTCTCTCTTGCCAAGTGCAtgctttttctttaagatttacACTTCTTGGCTTCTGCctttaaataacaataaagggCAGCTTTTGTACAAATTGAGAAGAAACCTGGCGGAAGGGGAGGAAGTTGCAAGAGGATGCTTACATTTATTTCTCCATAAAACACTTTATAATTTTTGTCCCACACAATTTAATTCATACTCACTTTAATTATAATTTTGgttcatattttccaaattttttaattCACTTAAAAAACAGTATTTATCTTTCAACCAAATTGTAGTCATAGTATGTAAATACATTCTAGATTTTTGGCTCGCAGTGCAAAGCCCTGCCAtcttaaataatttctaatgcttttgttttcctttcaccACTTTTCAATGGCTATACAATTTTCCAATTACTGTGTACTGTAATTTACTCCGCCTATTATTTGTTCCTTCCTATATGCTTACTTGTCCTTGGTTGTTTTATAGAATCTGTAATGTTTCTAGAATTGGGacaataaatttaacttttttcgATAGTATTTGATAGAATATTCAGTCAGTATTTCCAAAATATCATCACTGACAATATTTGAGTGTACATTTTCCATctgctgtttttctctttgtggaTATGTTATTAACTTGCATTTCTTCAATTATGAGCAAATTTAAGTTCTGACATAGGAATGAATGTATACTTGGACACAGTGTTTTTGCAACATTTC encodes:
- the Klhl9 gene encoding kelch-like protein 9; the encoded protein is MKVSLGNGEMGVSAHLQPCKAGTTRFFTSNTHSSVVLQGFDQLRIEGLLCDVTLVPGDGDEIFPVHRAMMASASDYFKAMFTGGMKEQDLMCIKLHGVNKVGLKKIIDFIYTAKLSLNMDNLQDTLEAASFLQILPVLDFCKVFLISGVSLDNCVEVGRIANTYNLIEVDKYVNNFILKNFPALLNTGEFLKLPFERLAFVLSSNSLKHCTELELFKAACRWLRLEDPRMDYAAKLMKNIRFPLMSPQDLINYVQTVDFMRTDNTCVNLLLEASNYQMMPYMQPVMQSDRTAIRSDSTHLVTLGGVLRQQLVVSKELRMYDERAQEWRSLAPMDAPRYQHGIAVIGNFLYVVGGQSNYDTKGKTAVDTVFRFDPRYNKWMQVASLNEKRTFFHLSALKGHLYAVGGRSAAGELATVECYNPRMNEWSYVAKMSEPHYGHAGTVYGGLMYISGGITHDTFQNELMCFDPDTDKWTQKAPMTTVRGLHCMCTVGDKLYVIGGNHFRGTSDYDDVLSCEYYSPTLDQWTPIAAMLRGQSDVGVAVFENKIYVVGGYSWNNRCMVEIVQKYDPEKDEWHKVFDLPESLGGIRACTLTVFPPEENPGSPSRESPLSAPSDHS